In one Pseudomonas sp. 31-12 genomic region, the following are encoded:
- a CDS encoding LysR family transcriptional regulator: protein MDIDLARTFLEIVRHGSLAAAAEKLHVTQTAITARVQKLESQLGSTLFVRNRAGARLTPNGEAFVVYANQLVETWEAARRDLPLPEGYHDVLHIGGEVSLCNPLMLSWAGELREKIPSHALRMEIRDGETLLRQLELGVLDAALVYQPEYWPRLQVEQILEEKLILVRLAGRSDPYVYIDWGPDFRRQHDAALPEKAKAALSFNLGPLALQYILENGGSGYFRTRVVQSYLESGVLEPVPKAPEFSYPTYLVYSRDRDSTTLQRAFDLLREVIKTDDDWSQRWNPLT, encoded by the coding sequence ATGGACATCGATCTCGCTCGCACCTTCCTGGAAATTGTCCGTCACGGCAGCCTGGCTGCCGCGGCTGAAAAACTCCACGTCACCCAGACCGCAATCACGGCGCGCGTGCAAAAACTCGAGAGCCAATTGGGCAGCACGCTGTTCGTGCGCAACCGCGCCGGGGCGCGGCTGACGCCCAATGGCGAGGCGTTTGTGGTGTACGCCAATCAACTGGTCGAAACCTGGGAAGCCGCGCGTCGGGACTTGCCGTTGCCCGAGGGTTATCACGACGTGCTGCACATCGGCGGCGAGGTCAGTCTGTGCAACCCGCTGATGCTCAGTTGGGCCGGCGAATTGCGCGAGAAGATTCCCAGCCACGCGTTGCGCATGGAAATCCGCGATGGCGAGACGCTGTTGCGGCAACTGGAACTGGGAGTGCTGGACGCAGCGCTGGTCTATCAGCCGGAATACTGGCCGCGCCTGCAAGTCGAGCAGATCCTCGAAGAAAAACTCATCCTCGTACGCCTCGCCGGGCGATCCGATCCTTACGTGTATATCGACTGGGGTCCGGATTTCCGCCGCCAACACGATGCCGCCCTGCCGGAAAAAGCCAAGGCTGCCTTGAGCTTCAACCTCGGTCCGCTGGCCCTGCAATACATCCTGGAAAACGGCGGCAGCGGTTACTTCCGCACCCGCGTGGTCCAGAGCTACCTGGAAAGCGGCGTGCTGGAGCCCGTGCCCAAAGCTCCGGAATTCAGCTACCCGACCTACCTGGTCTACTCGCGCGATCGCGACTCGACGACCCTTCAACGGGCCTTCGACTTATTGCGTGAAGTGATCAAGACCGACGACGACTGGTCCCAACGCTGGAACCCGCTGACCTGA